Proteins encoded within one genomic window of Streptomyces sp. NBC_01237:
- a CDS encoding MDR family NADP-dependent oxidoreductase has protein sequence MKIKKWVVREHVKGVPDTDRVYEKVVEDIDVDLAPDEMLLRTLYVSVDPYLQGIALDTPLGGHMGADSIMEVLEAGPLAAHRPGDLVQGFGGWRSHVIGTGAATLWQTGTFPMVFPAYRRLDPAWYDDALPLPTALSAMGGPGMTAWGTLTKFMTIRPGDTLVISGASGSVGALVGQLARRAGARVIGTTSSPQKAGHLTGLGFDAVVEYRHGDSPDSIRDALAQAAPDGVDRYFDNLGGAVTDAVFSMLNINSQVAVCWQWATQVGRDAVGPRLLPYIMFPRTTVRGIFSLEWFTDENWRTLHTELGGQIRRGEVVFDHTLHSGFDNIPAAYGSLYHDRAANLGKVLVEL, from the coding sequence ATGAAGATCAAGAAGTGGGTGGTCCGTGAGCACGTCAAGGGTGTTCCCGACACCGACCGGGTCTACGAGAAGGTCGTCGAGGACATCGACGTGGACCTCGCCCCCGACGAGATGCTGCTCAGGACGCTGTACGTCTCGGTGGACCCGTACCTCCAGGGCATCGCCCTGGACACTCCGCTCGGCGGGCACATGGGGGCCGACTCGATCATGGAGGTGCTGGAGGCCGGACCCCTGGCCGCGCACCGGCCCGGCGACCTGGTGCAGGGGTTCGGGGGCTGGCGCTCCCATGTGATCGGCACGGGCGCCGCCACGCTCTGGCAGACCGGCACGTTCCCGATGGTCTTCCCCGCCTACCGCCGCCTGGACCCCGCCTGGTACGACGACGCCCTTCCGCTGCCGACGGCGCTGAGCGCGATGGGCGGCCCCGGTATGACGGCCTGGGGCACGCTGACCAAGTTCATGACGATCCGCCCCGGTGACACCCTCGTGATCAGCGGTGCCTCCGGCTCCGTCGGCGCACTGGTGGGCCAGCTGGCCCGGCGGGCCGGAGCGCGCGTGATCGGTACGACATCGAGCCCCCAGAAGGCCGGGCACCTCACCGGCCTCGGCTTCGACGCCGTCGTCGAGTACCGGCACGGGGACAGCCCCGACAGCATCCGCGACGCGCTCGCGCAGGCGGCCCCGGACGGTGTCGACCGCTACTTCGACAACCTGGGCGGCGCCGTGACCGACGCGGTGTTCTCCATGTTGAACATCAACAGCCAGGTCGCCGTCTGCTGGCAGTGGGCGACCCAGGTGGGCCGGGACGCCGTGGGCCCCCGGCTCCTGCCGTACATCATGTTCCCGCGCACGACGGTACGCGGCATCTTCTCCCTGGAATGGTTCACCGACGAGAACTGGCGGACACTCCACACCGAACTCGGCGGCCAGATCCGCCGGGGCGAGGTCGTCTTCGACCACACCCTCCACAGCGGCTTCGACAACATTCCGGCCGCCTACGGGAGTCTGTATCACGACCGGGCGGCGAACCTCGGAAAGGTCCTGGTCGAGCTGTGA
- a CDS encoding Rieske 2Fe-2S domain-containing protein, with protein sequence MGVSREYGAISEGPTPADAAGTLALPYPSGWSALAFSDELRPGAVLTRPLAGQDVVLYRLGTGAVRAVRPYCPHLGAHLGLAKVDGDDLVCPFHFFAFGPDGTCVRTGYDTKPPRSPLAQLPVHEVNGAVFVWRHHDGRAPDWFIPEWHEIGHRPARNAAWELAGNVQEVIENSVDLGHFATLHGWAKAEIGGPVSYDDASFHVSMRAHESAPLLGDFVVDVEVDGYGLGCLHADVHTPRLGLRMCTMVMPTAIAPNRMQFRQKNRIAFTETARLPAPLARVVSRTAARLLDRAVFRSSCEFTAADFPIWHHKQYQQPPRLAPGDGPIGPFRRWARRFYPVPAVAEELGSATTTNEAAELTGLPRPESS encoded by the coding sequence GTGGGAGTGTCACGCGAGTACGGCGCCATCAGCGAGGGGCCGACGCCGGCCGATGCGGCGGGGACGCTCGCACTGCCCTATCCGAGCGGTTGGTCCGCACTGGCCTTCTCCGACGAGTTGCGCCCCGGTGCTGTGCTCACACGGCCCCTGGCGGGCCAGGACGTGGTGCTGTACCGGCTCGGTACGGGGGCTGTCCGTGCCGTCCGTCCGTACTGCCCGCATCTCGGTGCGCATCTGGGTCTGGCGAAGGTCGACGGGGACGATCTCGTATGTCCCTTCCACTTCTTCGCTTTCGGCCCCGACGGCACCTGCGTGCGGACGGGGTACGACACGAAGCCTCCGAGGTCGCCGTTGGCGCAGCTGCCCGTGCACGAGGTCAACGGTGCCGTCTTCGTGTGGCGGCACCACGACGGCCGGGCGCCGGACTGGTTCATTCCCGAGTGGCACGAGATCGGCCACCGACCTGCCCGCAACGCTGCCTGGGAACTGGCGGGCAATGTCCAGGAAGTCATCGAGAACTCGGTGGACCTCGGGCATTTCGCCACCCTGCACGGCTGGGCCAAGGCCGAGATCGGCGGTCCTGTCAGTTACGACGACGCCTCGTTCCATGTGTCCATGCGGGCCCACGAGTCGGCGCCGCTCCTCGGCGACTTCGTCGTCGATGTGGAAGTGGACGGTTACGGACTCGGCTGCCTGCACGCCGACGTGCACACGCCCAGGCTCGGGCTGCGGATGTGCACGATGGTCATGCCGACGGCGATCGCCCCCAACCGGATGCAGTTCCGCCAGAAGAACCGCATCGCCTTCACCGAGACGGCCCGGCTGCCGGCCCCTCTCGCCCGTGTGGTGAGCCGAACCGCCGCCAGGCTGCTGGACCGCGCCGTCTTCCGGTCGAGTTGCGAGTTCACCGCGGCCGACTTTCCGATCTGGCACCACAAGCAGTACCAGCAGCCTCCCCGGCTCGCCCCGGGCGACGGGCCGATCGGTCCCTTCCGGCGCTGGGCCCGGCGGTTCTACCCGGTGCCGGCGGTAGCGGAGGAACTCGGTTCGGCGACAACGACGAACGAGGCAGCGGAGCTGACAGGACTGCCGCGCCCCGAGAGCTCGTAA
- the sigJ gene encoding RNA polymerase sigma factor SigJ codes for MGTAAAGADGIAGERRQLINVAYRLLGSLAESEDAVQEAYARWYALPRSRQDEIVSPGAWLTTVTGRICLDVLGSARARRERYVGAWLPDPLPDHAEWEHGHGTDPADQLVLDESVTMAFLVVLESMTPAERVAFVLHDVFRYPFAEIADVLGRTSAACKQLAASARRRVRVERTPATAAGQADTVRQVKEAWETKDIAALVDLLDPAAVMTADGGGMVGTVLRPVEGGARIARYMVAIADKAPGLELLERSVNGVPGLVARRAGAVMTVASFEVADGRVTRIWAVRNPEKLGPWCGTGACTESGS; via the coding sequence ATGGGGACAGCTGCGGCGGGCGCCGATGGGATAGCCGGTGAGCGGCGCCAACTGATCAATGTCGCCTACCGGTTGCTCGGTTCACTTGCCGAGTCCGAGGACGCCGTGCAGGAGGCGTACGCGCGCTGGTACGCGTTGCCGCGAAGTCGGCAGGACGAGATCGTTTCCCCCGGTGCCTGGCTGACCACGGTGACCGGCCGTATCTGTCTGGACGTGCTCGGCTCGGCGCGGGCCCGGCGTGAACGCTATGTCGGGGCGTGGCTGCCCGATCCGCTGCCCGATCACGCCGAGTGGGAGCACGGCCATGGCACCGATCCCGCCGACCAGTTGGTCCTGGACGAATCGGTGACCATGGCCTTCCTCGTCGTCCTGGAGTCGATGACACCCGCCGAGCGGGTGGCGTTCGTCCTGCACGACGTCTTCCGGTACCCGTTCGCCGAGATCGCCGATGTCCTCGGCCGGACCTCTGCGGCCTGCAAGCAGCTCGCGGCCTCCGCCCGGCGCCGGGTACGTGTCGAGCGAACCCCGGCGACGGCGGCCGGGCAGGCCGACACGGTGCGGCAGGTCAAAGAGGCATGGGAGACCAAGGACATCGCGGCCCTCGTCGACCTCCTCGACCCGGCCGCCGTGATGACCGCCGACGGCGGTGGCATGGTCGGTACCGTCCTACGCCCGGTCGAAGGCGGTGCGCGCATCGCCCGGTACATGGTGGCCATCGCCGACAAGGCTCCGGGGCTCGAACTGCTGGAGCGGTCGGTCAACGGTGTGCCGGGCTTGGTGGCCCGGCGGGCCGGAGCCGTCATGACCGTGGCCTCGTTCGAGGTCGCCGACGGCCGCGTCACCCGGATCTGGGCGGTCCGCAATCCGGAGAAGCTGGGGCCGTGGTGCGGGACCGGCGCGTGCACCGAAAGTGGATCCTGA
- a CDS encoding alpha/beta fold hydrolase, whose protein sequence is MPELRRVAVNGVELNVALAGSGPAVLLLHGFPHTWELWTDIMADLADRHRVIAPDLRGFGASSPAASGYDAGTLAEDAAALLTELGVSSAAVVGIDAGTPAAFLLALRHPGLVRRLVLMESVLGGLPGAEDFLAGGPPWWFGFHTAEPGLAETVLEGHEAAYIDWFLHTGTLGDGVPPAIRDAFVHAYTGSPALSRAFSYYRALPESALQISQAVTTARLTVPTMTLGAHPVGAALERQLRPLADDLTGHVIDDCGHIIPLHRPRALLTLLNPFLAGEDAVAA, encoded by the coding sequence GTGCCCGAACTGCGACGTGTTGCTGTCAATGGTGTCGAACTCAATGTCGCCCTCGCCGGATCCGGCCCCGCCGTCTTGCTGCTGCACGGCTTTCCGCACACCTGGGAGCTATGGACGGACATCATGGCCGACCTGGCCGACCGCCACCGCGTCATCGCCCCGGACCTGCGCGGATTCGGCGCGAGCAGCCCGGCCGCCTCCGGGTATGACGCCGGCACCCTGGCCGAGGATGCCGCAGCGCTTCTCACCGAACTCGGCGTGTCTTCGGCCGCCGTAGTGGGTATCGACGCGGGTACCCCGGCGGCCTTCCTCCTCGCCCTGCGCCACCCCGGTCTCGTCCGGCGCCTGGTCCTCATGGAGTCCGTGCTGGGCGGGCTGCCGGGCGCCGAGGACTTCCTCGCCGGCGGGCCGCCGTGGTGGTTCGGCTTCCATACCGCCGAGCCCGGCCTCGCCGAGACCGTGCTGGAGGGCCACGAGGCCGCGTACATCGACTGGTTCCTGCACACCGGCACACTCGGCGACGGAGTGCCCCCGGCCATCCGGGACGCCTTCGTCCACGCGTACACGGGCAGCCCCGCATTGAGCCGCGCGTTCTCCTACTACCGGGCTCTGCCCGAAAGCGCACTGCAGATCTCGCAGGCCGTCACCACCGCCCGCCTGACGGTGCCGACAATGACGCTGGGCGCACACCCTGTGGGCGCCGCGCTGGAACGCCAACTCCGCCCCCTCGCCGACGACCTCACCGGACACGTCATCGACGACTGTGGCCACATCATTCCTCTGCACCGGCCCCGCGCCCTGCTCACGCTGTTGAATCCGTTCCTGGCCGGTGAGGACGCGGTCGCAGCGTGA
- a CDS encoding winged helix-turn-helix transcriptional regulator, translating to MPGEPGRRPGERGDLLNPDCPTRRLLDRIGTKWTSMVVKVLAEADPSELRFAELRRRIPGISQKMLSVTLQSLVRDGLVARRVEPTVPPAVHYRLTELGLSLEGPLSALRVWAETHMPEIDRSNRLAGA from the coding sequence ATGCCCGGCGAACCCGGCCGGCGGCCGGGTGAGCGCGGTGATCTGCTGAACCCGGACTGCCCGACCCGCCGGTTGCTCGACCGTATCGGCACCAAGTGGACGTCGATGGTGGTCAAGGTGTTGGCCGAGGCGGATCCCAGCGAACTCCGGTTCGCGGAACTCCGGCGTCGCATTCCGGGCATCTCACAGAAGATGCTCTCTGTCACGCTGCAGAGTCTGGTCCGTGACGGCCTGGTCGCGCGCCGCGTGGAACCCACAGTGCCGCCCGCCGTCCACTACCGGCTCACCGAGCTCGGCCTGTCCCTCGAAGGGCCGCTCTCCGCCCTGCGGGTCTGGGCCGAGACACACATGCCGGAGATCGACCGCAGTAACCGGCTCGCCGGGGCCTGA
- a CDS encoding cytochrome P450 produces MPAADSTTKAGPDEPLPPLHRLDFAEPGPPRTMTLPDGSPGWLVSRYPDVRQVLTDTRFGRAELYAADGPALSEAPGLVNNPDLIFNQDGLDHLRLRRTLRRAFTPRAVARWRPWIAAIVEQLLDELDRGQRPVDIVAEFALPLPVAVISRLMGLDASAWGRLRHWSEHAFSDGSHSAPEVATALAEFTAFGAELLAERRLKPGDDLVSSLVAAADEEGEIPEAQLVSLVCGLVVGGHDSTMTMLGNSLLYLLGERPECWPRLGTDEAAAGAVADRLLHLVPLGDDRGSVRRASAAVDVGGVTIPEGAVVVADCGMANRDPAVFSKTPLDDLFAPMEAPTLSFGAGPHYCLGAWLARLELQLALHRLAAGFPGLRIAEPPDRVAWRLGSTSRSPMRLLVTW; encoded by the coding sequence GTGCCCGCCGCGGACAGCACCACGAAGGCCGGCCCCGACGAGCCGCTGCCCCCGCTCCACCGGCTGGACTTCGCCGAACCCGGCCCACCCCGGACCATGACGCTGCCCGACGGGTCCCCGGGCTGGCTGGTGAGCCGATATCCCGATGTGCGGCAGGTCCTCACCGACACCCGGTTCGGCCGCGCCGAACTGTACGCGGCGGACGGTCCGGCCCTGTCGGAAGCGCCGGGTCTCGTGAACAACCCCGACCTGATCTTCAACCAGGACGGCCTCGACCACCTGCGGCTGCGCCGCACCCTGCGCCGCGCGTTCACACCGAGGGCCGTCGCCCGCTGGCGCCCCTGGATCGCCGCGATCGTGGAACAGCTCCTGGACGAACTGGACCGCGGGCAGCGGCCGGTGGACATCGTCGCCGAATTCGCCCTCCCGCTGCCGGTGGCGGTGATCAGCCGGCTGATGGGGCTCGACGCCTCGGCCTGGGGCCGGCTGCGGCACTGGAGCGAGCACGCCTTCTCGGACGGTTCCCACTCCGCGCCCGAAGTGGCCACCGCGCTGGCCGAGTTCACCGCGTTCGGTGCCGAACTGCTGGCCGAGCGGCGCCTGAAGCCGGGGGACGATCTGGTCAGCAGCCTGGTCGCGGCCGCCGACGAGGAGGGCGAGATCCCCGAGGCCCAGCTGGTCAGCCTGGTCTGCGGACTGGTGGTGGGAGGCCACGACAGCACGATGACCATGCTCGGCAACTCCCTCCTCTACCTGCTCGGTGAACGGCCCGAGTGCTGGCCCCGGCTCGGTACCGACGAGGCGGCGGCGGGGGCGGTGGCCGACCGGCTGCTCCACCTGGTCCCCCTGGGCGACGACCGGGGGAGCGTACGCCGCGCCTCCGCGGCCGTCGACGTGGGCGGCGTGACCATTCCGGAGGGCGCGGTGGTCGTCGCGGACTGCGGCATGGCCAACCGGGACCCGGCGGTCTTCTCGAAGACGCCGCTCGATGACCTGTTCGCTCCGATGGAGGCCCCGACCCTGTCGTTCGGCGCCGGACCGCACTACTGCCTGGGCGCCTGGCTGGCCCGGCTGGAGCTGCAACTGGCCCTGCACCGCCTGGCCGCCGGATTCCCGGGCTTGAGGATCGCGGAGCCGCCGGACAGGGTCGCCTGGCGGCTGGGCTCCACTTCCCGCAGCCCGATGCGGCTCCTGGTGACCTGGTAG